In Weissella tructae, the DNA window AAAGTTGAAACCAGCGCCGACTTTTTAATGTCTTTTTCAACAAAGCTCCCTAAGACTGCTGCCGACATCCCCAAGAAGAAGATAGCTAAAGAAAACGCCCATTCCACTTCCGCTGTACTGTGACCAATATAGTCCGCCACATTTTGTTTAAAGACACTCCAAGCATACACGGTTCCAATACTTCCGTGAATCAACAAGGCAGGTAACGCTGCCCGCATCCATTTATTTTCCATGAATTCCCCTTAGTTCATTTCAATGTTCTGATACTGTATACGACCTTCCCTATTTTGACGGCTAAATGTCTCACCGTCTAGAGGGAAAGCACTCAAATGTCTTTAATTCCTAGAAATAATTAGAATAAACCAGTAATATGGCCACTGGCATCAATATCAATGTTGTTCGCGGCCGGTGTTTTCGGTAAACCAGGCATCGTCAAAATTGATCCCGTCATTGCGACTAAGAAACCAGCCCCAACCTTTGGAATAAATTCACGAACATGAATCTTAAAGTCTTTTGGCGCGCCTAATCGTGTCGCATCATCTGACAATGAATACTGTGTCTTCGCCATAATGATTGGTAGTTTGTCCCAACCGTATTGGGCAAATTGACGCAATTGTTTGGTTGCTTTATCGGATAATTCAACCCCTTCAGCTCCATAAATGGTGCGCACAATCTTATCCAATTTGACGGTTGCATCATCCTCAGCATCATACAGAGGCGTAAAGTTACTTGGACGATTGGCAGCTTCAATCACGGCCGTGGCTAACTCAGTTGCGCCAGCACCACCTTGTCCCCATACATCAGCTGTGTAGGCTTGTGCACCAAAGTCAGCTACGAAGGCTTTAATACGATCAATTTCAGCATCTGTATCCGTTGTGAAACGATTAATCGCCACAACAACAGGCACCCCATAACGTGACATGCTTTGTAAATGTTGTCCTAAATTAGCCAAACCGGCTTCAACTGCGGCAACATTTGGTTCAGTTAGTTCCGTCTTTGCCATACCACCATGCATCTTTAATGCACGAACTGTTGCGACAATGACAATTGTATCAGGGGTCTTCCCTAATAATGGGGCTTTAAAATCAAGGAACTTTTCACCACCTAAATCAGCCCCAAAGCCCGCTTCCGTAACCACGAAATCAGCCAATTGTAACGCTGTTTTGGTTGCGCGAATTGAATTCGTTCCTTGCGCAATGTTGGCAAAGGGTCCACCATGAATCAAAGTTGGCGTGTGCGCAATTGTTTGGACCAAATTAGGCTTAATCGCATCCTTTAGTAAGGTTGTTAACGCACCTGCAACACCTAGGTCTTTGACGGTCACTGGTTCACGGTCATAGGTGTAGCCAATCACGATGCGTTCAATGCGAGCCTTCATGTCCATTAAGTTATGCGACAAAGTCAAAATGGCCATGAGTTCAGACGCCACAATAATATCAAAACCATCTTCACGTGGGACACCACTCGTTGGGCCACCTAACCCAACCACCGCATTACGTAAAGCACGATCATTAACATCCAATGCGCGCTTCCAAATCATACGACGTGGATCAATGTTTAACGGGTTACCTTGGTAAATACTATTATCAATTAGCGCCGCCAATGTATTATGGGCACTAGTTAAGGCATGAAAATCACCAGTAAAATGCAAGTTGATGTCAGCCATTGGCAAGACTTGTGAATGACCACCACCAGTCGCGCCACCCTTCATCCCCATGACTGGTCCTAATGACGGTTCACGTAATGCAATCATGGTATTTTCACCGGCTAATGATAATGCATCGGCCAAACCAACCGTTACCGTTGATTTTCCTTCACCCGCTGGGGTTGGATTAATTGAGGTCACTAGGACAAGTTTTCCTAAATCATCATCGTCACGTGAATCGTCAATCTCAACCTTGGCCTTATCTCGACCATAGGGTTCCCATTCTGCTGGCGTTAATCCAACCTTTTCCGCAATCTTTTCAATTGGCCAAACGTCCGCTGCTTGTGCAATTTCAATATCACTTGCCATTTTTTCACCTCGATTATTTGATCATGTTTTCTGCATCAACTGCCTGATATGCAATATCATGGCGGTATGTCAGCTGTGCTTGACTGTTATCTAACAGCGTGTATAACTTAGCTTGTGCGTCCGTTGCGGTGTTTGCGGCGGTTACGACCGTCATCACACGTCCACCAGAACTCACTAATTGGTTATTCTTTAATGTGACCCCTGCATAATTGATGGTCACATTATCCAATGCAAATTTTGGCAACAAAATCCCTTTTTCGGGCGCCACAGGATAGCCCGGTGCCGCTAATACCACACCCACATAAACATCATCTGTTTGCCAGCGTGCATGTGGCTGTTTCCCATCTAATAGCTCAGTTAATAATTGATAAAAGTCACTGGTTAGTTGTGGCAACACAACCTGCGCTTCTGGATCACCAAACCGGACATTAAATTCAATCACTTTTGGTCCTGTCTCTGTTAACATCACACCTGTATACAAGATACCTTCAAAGGGTGTGCCTGCTTCAGTCATCGCTGTTAAGGTTGGTGTCACAAGTTCATTAATCGCACGTTCAATATCTGTCTCTCGTAACCAGCGAACTGGGCTATAAGCACCCATACCACCCGTATTTGGACCTTCATTACCATCTAACAAACGCTTGTGGTCTTGCGCGACTGGTGTATGCACAACACCATCTGGTCCAACAAAACTGAATACTGAAAATTCAACTCCAGCTAAATATTCTTCGATGACAATAACAGCATCAGCTTGCGCATGATAGGTCTCTTGCAAATAAGACGCGACATCTGCGTCTGTTTTGAGAATCGTCACCCCTTTACCTAAGGCTAAACCATCTTGCTTCATCACGATTGGTAAACCAAATGCAGGTACGGCGCTTTGCGCTTCAGCGAATGACTGAACGGTTACTGATTGAGCCGTTGGAATATCATTAGCCATTAAGAGTTCTTTCGCAAATGTTTTTGAACCCTCTAATTGAGCTGCGATTTGATTTGGTCCAAAGATACGTAAGCCGGCTGCTTTAAAACGATCCACAACACCTAGAATTAATGCTTCTTCTGATCCTGCCATCGTTAAATCTATTTTTGCGTCTTGGGCCAGAGCTACCAGACCATCTAAATCATTGACCGCAATAGATCCAAGTTGAATACCCGCATCTGTCATCCCTGGATTACCAGGTGAGACAATCACTTCTGTGACCTGTGGACTACGTAAGAATGATTGTGCTAATGCATGTTCACGTGCACCTGAACCAATGATGAGTACTTTTGCCATCTCATTATCTCCCCTAAAATAATGTGTGATTAGTGACGGAAGTGACGGTTTCCACTAAATACCAAGACAACGCCCAATTCGTCTGCCTTATC includes these proteins:
- a CDS encoding formate--tetrahydrofolate ligase, whose protein sequence is MASDIEIAQAADVWPIEKIAEKVGLTPAEWEPYGRDKAKVEIDDSRDDDDLGKLVLVTSINPTPAGEGKSTVTVGLADALSLAGENTMIALREPSLGPVMGMKGGATGGGHSQVLPMADINLHFTGDFHALTSAHNTLAALIDNSIYQGNPLNIDPRRMIWKRALDVNDRALRNAVVGLGGPTSGVPREDGFDIIVASELMAILTLSHNLMDMKARIERIVIGYTYDREPVTVKDLGVAGALTTLLKDAIKPNLVQTIAHTPTLIHGGPFANIAQGTNSIRATKTALQLADFVVTEAGFGADLGGEKFLDFKAPLLGKTPDTIVIVATVRALKMHGGMAKTELTEPNVAAVEAGLANLGQHLQSMSRYGVPVVVAINRFTTDTDAEIDRIKAFVADFGAQAYTADVWGQGGAGATELATAVIEAANRPSNFTPLYDAEDDATVKLDKIVRTIYGAEGVELSDKATKQLRQFAQYGWDKLPIIMAKTQYSLSDDATRLGAPKDFKIHVREFIPKVGAGFLVAMTGSILTMPGLPKTPAANNIDIDASGHITGLF
- the purD gene encoding phosphoribosylamine--glycine ligase; translation: MAKVLIIGSGAREHALAQSFLRSPQVTEVIVSPGNPGMTDAGIQLGSIAVNDLDGLVALAQDAKIDLTMAGSEEALILGVVDRFKAAGLRIFGPNQIAAQLEGSKTFAKELLMANDIPTAQSVTVQSFAEAQSAVPAFGLPIVMKQDGLALGKGVTILKTDADVASYLQETYHAQADAVIVIEEYLAGVEFSVFSFVGPDGVVHTPVAQDHKRLLDGNEGPNTGGMGAYSPVRWLRETDIERAINELVTPTLTAMTEAGTPFEGILYTGVMLTETGPKVIEFNVRFGDPEAQVVLPQLTSDFYQLLTELLDGKQPHARWQTDDVYVGVVLAAPGYPVAPEKGILLPKFALDNVTINYAGVTLKNNQLVSSGGRVMTVVTAANTATDAQAKLYTLLDNSQAQLTYRHDIAYQAVDAENMIK